The Roseimicrobium gellanilyticum genome contains a region encoding:
- a CDS encoding glutamate-5-semialdehyde dehydrogenase: MTSQEIQNRILDMGARARAASRELVKLTSEQKNDVLRAMAAEVRRREKTILEANAKDIAAAEEKGLSKPMVQRLELSPKSLEAIAVAIEQVADLPDPVGEVLGEWTRPNGLKFRKERVPIGVIGIIYESRPNVTSDAAVLCFKTGNATILRGGSEAIHSNTALAEALQKGGERAGLPADSIQLIPFTNRESVTHLAQMDQYLDLIIPRGGKGLIERVVKEARMPVIKHYDGVCHVYVHKDASFEMAADLIINGKVQKPSACNAVETVLVHESIAEGFAATLADLIRPHGVEVRADATLQKFWPGSKEATEEDWNTEYLDLILSAKTVKGVDEAIAHINAHGSRHTDTIVTETESVAKQFMHEVDSAVVLWNASTRFNDGGEFGFGAEIGISTDKLHARGPMGLAELCSYKYLVIGTGQVRV, from the coding sequence ATGACCTCCCAGGAAATCCAAAACCGCATCCTCGACATGGGTGCCCGCGCGCGGGCTGCCTCGCGTGAGCTGGTGAAGCTGACCTCGGAGCAGAAAAATGACGTCCTTCGCGCCATGGCGGCGGAGGTACGCCGCCGGGAAAAGACCATCCTGGAGGCCAATGCCAAGGACATCGCAGCGGCTGAGGAAAAGGGCCTTTCCAAGCCGATGGTCCAGCGACTGGAGCTCAGCCCCAAGTCCTTGGAAGCCATTGCAGTAGCCATCGAGCAGGTCGCAGACCTGCCCGATCCCGTGGGCGAAGTATTGGGAGAATGGACCCGTCCCAACGGCCTGAAGTTCCGCAAAGAACGTGTGCCCATCGGGGTCATCGGCATCATCTACGAATCCCGGCCCAATGTAACGAGCGACGCGGCAGTGCTGTGCTTCAAGACGGGCAACGCCACCATCCTGCGTGGCGGTTCGGAGGCCATCCACTCCAACACCGCCCTCGCTGAAGCCTTGCAAAAGGGTGGCGAGCGCGCTGGCCTGCCTGCGGACAGCATCCAGCTCATCCCCTTCACCAACCGCGAGAGTGTGACGCACCTGGCCCAGATGGACCAGTACCTCGACCTCATCATCCCCCGGGGAGGAAAAGGTCTCATCGAGCGCGTGGTCAAAGAGGCCCGCATGCCGGTCATCAAACACTACGACGGCGTGTGCCACGTGTACGTGCACAAGGATGCCAGCTTTGAGATGGCGGCCGACCTCATCATCAATGGCAAGGTCCAGAAGCCCAGCGCCTGCAACGCGGTGGAAACCGTGCTGGTGCATGAATCCATTGCCGAAGGCTTCGCAGCCACCCTGGCGGACCTCATTCGCCCCCATGGCGTGGAAGTGCGCGCAGACGCCACTCTGCAGAAATTCTGGCCCGGATCCAAAGAGGCCACTGAGGAAGACTGGAACACGGAATACCTCGACCTGATCCTTTCCGCGAAGACGGTGAAAGGCGTGGACGAGGCCATTGCCCACATCAACGCGCACGGCTCCCGCCACACTGACACCATCGTGACGGAAACCGAGTCTGTGGCCAAACAGTTCATGCACGAGGTGGATAGCGCCGTGGTGCTCTGGAACGCCAGCACGCGCTTCAACGATGGCGGTGAATTCGGGTTCGGCGCCGAGATCGGCATCAGCACGGACAAGCTCCATGCACGCGGGCCGATGGGCCTCGCGGAGCTGTGCAGCTACAAGTATCTGGTGATCGGCACAGGCCAGGTGCGGGTGTAA
- the proB gene encoding glutamate 5-kinase encodes MSSKKIILKFGSGILTRTDRAETDEEQLCKLVQAIAELKRRKHEVVVVSSGAVASGLKAMGFKERPQDMVTLQACAAVGQTTLMHTYQSFLRGHGLNVGQLLLTHADLESQDRAEKVKATLLRLLECHNVIPIINENDSVAVEELRFGDNDKLSARVALLWKADLLILLTSVPGLMNLKDSGSVDIVPEVKNVEDALHLAEEVKGSLSVGGMTSKLRAVQDAVQGGIPCIIASGRHPEQLADLVDGSGVGTRFPVPA; translated from the coding sequence ATGAGCAGCAAAAAAATCATCCTGAAGTTCGGCAGTGGCATCCTTACGCGCACGGATCGCGCCGAGACGGATGAAGAGCAGCTCTGCAAGCTGGTGCAGGCCATCGCGGAGTTGAAGCGTCGCAAGCACGAAGTCGTGGTGGTAAGCAGCGGCGCCGTGGCCTCTGGACTGAAGGCGATGGGCTTCAAGGAACGGCCCCAGGACATGGTGACCCTGCAAGCCTGCGCAGCCGTAGGTCAAACCACGCTCATGCACACATACCAAAGTTTCCTGCGTGGTCACGGATTGAACGTGGGACAACTCCTCCTCACCCATGCCGATCTCGAAAGTCAGGATCGTGCGGAAAAGGTGAAAGCCACCCTCCTGCGCCTTCTGGAGTGCCACAATGTGATTCCAATCATCAATGAGAATGACTCCGTGGCAGTCGAAGAACTGCGTTTCGGAGACAACGACAAGCTTTCCGCCCGCGTGGCCCTCCTCTGGAAGGCGGACCTGCTCATCCTCCTGACCAGTGTGCCAGGGCTCATGAACCTCAAGGACAGCGGCTCGGTGGACATCGTGCCCGAGGTGAAGAATGTAGAAGACGCACTGCATCTGGCTGAGGAGGTCAAGGGCTCCCTCTCCGTGGGCGGCATGACCTCCAAGCTGCGCGCGGTACAAGACGCGGTGCAAGGCGGCATCCCCTGCATCATCGCCAGCGGTCGCCACCCTGAACAGCTCGCCGATCTGGTAGATGGCAGCGGCGTGGGGACCCGCTTCCCTGTCCCGGCCTGA
- a CDS encoding tetratricopeptide repeat protein has protein sequence MRTFFLLAFSFCLASSLMGQATPPKPPATPAAPAAPAPAGSTALNPEQEMQQMFDDIQATFTKGQYDVTLQKIGGFHTKTNNKDFPQIIFLEGACHFNLKQYDKAATFFEKFVTTYKDDPEQAGPINDALMALGESYLNAGMADKGIEALKKAAAVDELRDRAGLMIANHHKKAGQVDEALQILEVVLKDQEGAPTQEQQQAILLASDIYVGKGQTDKASALMERLRAGTSGAESIVELNILAQKVGDAMLESSNFGAALRAYQSMRRHSELVRLQKERVATIERWIVTLNTPGGRVQFMGKLLSKEEADGLLAQNKKVLEEIEAVKDYDANIYYRLGQCFYEMQRMHESILSFKEVYENFREFPGRDGALFGMIAANQRLERAGRAYKLCEQYMKEFPEGKFITDVTQMFGSLAYESGNLDEAESSLQRVVASTKDADQKVSLMFLLGVVQFESQKFDACRGTFQQLVTEHKTAVQRPAAQYYIALSYFFQNDSVKTRRALRDYITENPKGEYIVDARYRLAFIEVQGRANVAEAQTDLEKLTQDYPNDTNIGQVWSLLGDIYSQKQPTEDEVKKGVDYVAKTLEAYRNAVDKAKSPDVINYAIENATNLMVEKGLYKELADMWSKYYSVWQGKPEALKAIYWITRAKERDAKELMSQGKTDEAKAAEQDARKLVAKELAPHLGNPGNEQVEVLLQQLTTMMVPKRRSRAQAAAAAAAAAAAATPAPAPAASPDGAAPTPPADGAATPAPAAAPTPPPAPPTPEITFEQVEEEFKQLVTPESGNVNGTAAARILYGRALIARGFRDVTKFENLINLIPDAAKAEELSPLLLATLGDLMFKKGDYDKAGQFYEQIRLKYPNSEFGDRAPAGLGEIAFQKKDYETAMTLFTEAVEKYAFSPDSILNGTLGRAKTFLAQGKYDEALKLYETVMNTREWRSAMPEALFGVGQCYEGKAEPKKAVDFYRKIIIANRKNKPILAKAYIQAAKCYVQLKDSENARKVLEEMLRQKDITDLPEFEQGRALINTVGQ, from the coding sequence ATGAGAACATTTTTCCTCCTTGCCTTCAGTTTTTGTCTCGCCTCTTCCCTGATGGGTCAGGCGACGCCACCCAAGCCGCCGGCCACTCCTGCGGCTCCGGCTGCGCCCGCTCCCGCGGGCAGCACTGCGCTGAATCCTGAGCAGGAAATGCAGCAGATGTTTGACGACATCCAGGCCACCTTTACCAAGGGCCAGTATGACGTCACGCTGCAGAAGATCGGCGGCTTCCACACGAAGACCAACAACAAGGACTTCCCCCAAATCATCTTCCTGGAGGGGGCGTGCCATTTCAACCTCAAGCAATACGACAAAGCTGCGACGTTCTTCGAGAAGTTCGTCACGACCTACAAGGACGATCCGGAGCAGGCGGGGCCGATCAACGACGCCCTGATGGCGCTTGGCGAATCTTACCTGAACGCGGGCATGGCGGACAAGGGCATTGAGGCTCTCAAGAAGGCGGCGGCCGTGGATGAGCTGCGTGACCGCGCGGGCCTGATGATCGCCAACCACCACAAGAAGGCCGGTCAGGTGGATGAGGCGCTGCAGATCCTTGAAGTCGTGTTGAAAGACCAGGAGGGGGCACCCACGCAGGAGCAGCAACAGGCGATTCTCCTGGCTTCGGACATCTACGTGGGCAAGGGCCAGACGGACAAGGCCTCCGCCCTCATGGAACGCCTTCGCGCCGGCACCAGTGGTGCTGAGAGCATCGTGGAACTGAACATCCTCGCACAGAAGGTGGGCGACGCCATGCTGGAGTCGAGCAACTTTGGTGCAGCGCTGCGTGCCTACCAGAGCATGCGCCGCCACTCGGAACTCGTGCGCCTGCAGAAGGAACGTGTGGCCACCATTGAGCGGTGGATCGTCACCCTGAACACTCCCGGCGGACGCGTCCAGTTCATGGGCAAGCTGCTCTCGAAGGAAGAAGCGGACGGCCTGCTCGCCCAGAACAAGAAGGTGCTCGAAGAGATCGAGGCAGTGAAGGACTACGATGCGAACATCTACTACCGCCTCGGCCAGTGCTTCTATGAGATGCAGCGCATGCACGAGTCCATCCTTTCCTTCAAGGAGGTCTACGAGAACTTCAGGGAATTCCCGGGTCGTGATGGCGCTCTCTTTGGCATGATTGCAGCCAACCAGCGTTTGGAACGCGCGGGCCGCGCCTACAAGCTGTGCGAACAGTACATGAAGGAGTTTCCGGAAGGGAAGTTCATCACAGACGTGACGCAGATGTTTGGCTCGCTGGCGTATGAGAGCGGCAATCTGGACGAGGCAGAGTCCTCCCTGCAGCGTGTGGTCGCTTCCACGAAGGACGCCGACCAGAAGGTCTCCCTCATGTTCCTCCTGGGCGTGGTGCAGTTTGAATCGCAGAAGTTCGACGCCTGCCGTGGCACCTTCCAGCAGCTGGTGACTGAGCACAAGACCGCGGTGCAGCGTCCTGCCGCCCAGTACTACATCGCCCTGTCCTACTTCTTCCAGAACGATTCCGTGAAGACCCGCCGTGCACTGCGCGACTACATCACGGAGAATCCGAAGGGTGAGTACATCGTGGACGCGCGCTACCGTCTCGCATTCATCGAAGTGCAGGGACGTGCCAACGTGGCTGAAGCCCAGACCGACCTTGAAAAACTGACTCAGGACTATCCGAACGACACCAACATCGGCCAGGTGTGGTCCCTGCTGGGAGACATCTACTCCCAGAAGCAGCCTACGGAAGATGAGGTCAAGAAGGGTGTCGACTACGTGGCCAAGACGCTAGAGGCCTACCGCAACGCGGTGGACAAGGCCAAGTCCCCGGACGTGATTAATTACGCCATCGAAAACGCCACCAACCTCATGGTGGAAAAGGGCCTGTACAAGGAACTGGCCGACATGTGGTCCAAATACTATTCCGTCTGGCAGGGCAAGCCGGAAGCCCTCAAGGCCATCTACTGGATCACCCGCGCGAAGGAACGTGATGCCAAGGAACTGATGAGCCAGGGCAAAACGGATGAAGCGAAGGCCGCTGAGCAGGATGCCCGCAAACTGGTGGCGAAAGAATTGGCTCCGCACCTTGGCAATCCCGGAAATGAACAGGTGGAAGTGCTGCTTCAGCAGCTCACCACGATGATGGTGCCCAAGCGCCGTTCCCGTGCCCAGGCCGCCGCTGCTGCTGCCGCGGCCGCTGCTGCGGCAACTCCAGCCCCTGCTCCTGCTGCCTCTCCGGATGGAGCGGCACCGACCCCGCCTGCCGATGGCGCGGCGACACCTGCGCCAGCCGCGGCTCCGACGCCTCCGCCAGCTCCTCCCACTCCTGAAATCACCTTTGAGCAGGTCGAGGAAGAGTTTAAGCAACTGGTCACTCCGGAAAGTGGCAATGTGAACGGCACCGCTGCCGCGCGCATCCTCTACGGCCGGGCGCTGATCGCCCGTGGTTTCCGCGACGTGACGAAGTTCGAAAATCTCATCAATCTGATTCCCGACGCCGCCAAGGCGGAGGAACTGAGCCCTCTGCTTCTCGCCACCCTTGGTGACTTGATGTTCAAGAAGGGCGACTACGACAAGGCTGGCCAGTTCTATGAGCAGATTCGCCTCAAGTATCCGAACAGCGAGTTCGGCGACCGTGCACCTGCCGGCCTCGGTGAGATTGCCTTCCAGAAGAAGGACTACGAGACCGCGATGACCCTGTTTACCGAAGCGGTTGAGAAGTATGCCTTCAGCCCTGACAGCATCTTGAACGGTACTCTTGGACGCGCCAAGACCTTCCTTGCCCAAGGAAAGTATGACGAGGCGCTCAAGCTCTACGAAACCGTGATGAACACTCGCGAATGGCGTTCCGCCATGCCGGAGGCTCTGTTCGGCGTGGGGCAGTGCTATGAAGGCAAGGCGGAGCCGAAAAAGGCCGTGGACTTCTACCGGAAGATCATCATCGCGAACCGCAAGAACAAGCCCATCCTGGCCAAGGCTTACATTCAGGCGGCCAAGTGCTACGTCCAACTCAAGGACAGCGAGAACGCCCGCAAGGTGCTTGAGGAAATGCTCCGCCAGAAGGACATTACGGACCTGCCCGAATTCGAGCAGGGGAGAGCGCTCATCAACACCGTTGGCCAATAG
- a CDS encoding tetratricopeptide repeat protein, giving the protein MKAALIFSFLCLCATGLHAQALVLKDGSRIPGGQFTIENGKIQQTKTLSNGQKAQVMVAVESIDRLEWPEVNQILEAQTLMSEGKAKEAVDILQKAKDYFKPFKSVKGSPYNDVSFALVEVMDQAGDFDSLLRVLPEVEAMKWDGTKAFKLQIVKLNMDRRTSSDVDTILARAQQLLRDSDDSSIAARLWITIAEIHTRKERWEEAFEAYLHVPVFYGSQGALVPQAELSAARTLVKMELFKDAVGFYQRIQEQYAGSEIAETAKKEMMPINGLPNKADKVPGSKAKDKGKEESPKTAANPDSK; this is encoded by the coding sequence ATGAAAGCCGCACTCATTTTTTCATTCCTTTGCCTCTGCGCCACCGGGCTGCATGCCCAGGCGCTGGTGCTCAAGGATGGCTCCCGCATTCCGGGTGGCCAGTTCACCATCGAAAACGGGAAGATCCAGCAGACCAAGACGCTCTCCAATGGCCAGAAGGCCCAGGTGATGGTCGCCGTGGAGAGCATCGATCGCCTGGAATGGCCGGAGGTGAACCAGATACTGGAAGCCCAGACGTTGATGTCCGAAGGCAAGGCGAAGGAAGCCGTCGACATCCTTCAGAAGGCCAAGGACTACTTCAAGCCCTTCAAGAGCGTCAAGGGCAGCCCGTACAACGATGTGTCCTTTGCCCTCGTGGAAGTGATGGACCAGGCAGGTGACTTTGATTCCCTGCTTCGTGTGCTTCCTGAAGTGGAGGCCATGAAGTGGGACGGGACCAAGGCGTTCAAGCTGCAGATCGTGAAGCTGAACATGGATCGCCGTACCTCCTCGGATGTGGATACGATTCTGGCCCGGGCCCAGCAATTGCTGCGTGACTCTGACGATTCGTCGATTGCCGCGCGTCTTTGGATCACCATTGCCGAGATTCACACCCGCAAGGAACGTTGGGAGGAGGCCTTCGAAGCCTACCTGCACGTGCCTGTCTTCTACGGCAGCCAGGGCGCTCTGGTGCCTCAGGCAGAACTCTCCGCCGCCCGTACCCTGGTGAAGATGGAACTTTTCAAGGACGCCGTGGGCTTCTACCAGAGGATTCAGGAACAGTACGCCGGGTCGGAAATCGCGGAGACCGCGAAGAAAGAGATGATGCCCATCAACGGCCTGCCGAACAAGGCGGACAAGGTCCCCGGTTCGAAGGCCAAGGACAAAGGCAAAGAAGAATCACCAAAGACCGCCGCAAACCCAGATTCAAAGTAA
- a CDS encoding MotA/TolQ/ExbB proton channel family protein — MHITSPNRTRSRTTLWLGRLLICGTLLCGSVNAFAEEAPAGGEGAAKVVHHKKSMLDKFKEGGWVMYPILGFSVLTIWLSVDLWIRTGKKKLAPDAHVNGAKDLFRMGDYVGAYQHCKNNPSAFSDSTRVALSFIGDGQQATEDAMIGELNKFNAATTTRINYLSVIGVCTPMVGLLGTVTGMVTAFEHLGTAGVGDPSGLSAAIGEVLIATASGLAIAIPAFMMFYVLRNRLQGSIHYAQDIVVSLFRKMPYEDLKDCHVGEEEFFAARPNWVADDAGAAHAVPA; from the coding sequence ATGCACATCACATCCCCGAATCGTACCCGTTCCCGAACCACCCTCTGGCTTGGACGCCTGCTCATCTGCGGCACGTTGCTCTGCGGGTCCGTCAACGCCTTTGCGGAGGAGGCGCCTGCCGGAGGTGAAGGTGCGGCGAAGGTGGTCCACCACAAGAAGTCGATGCTGGACAAGTTCAAGGAAGGTGGCTGGGTGATGTACCCCATCCTTGGCTTCTCGGTGCTGACCATCTGGCTTTCCGTGGACCTCTGGATTCGCACGGGCAAGAAGAAGCTGGCCCCGGATGCGCATGTGAACGGCGCGAAGGACCTCTTCCGCATGGGCGACTACGTCGGCGCCTACCAGCACTGCAAGAACAATCCCTCCGCCTTCAGCGACTCCACCCGTGTGGCTCTCAGCTTCATCGGGGACGGCCAGCAGGCGACGGAAGACGCCATGATCGGTGAACTGAACAAGTTCAACGCGGCCACGACCACCCGAATCAACTACCTCTCGGTTATCGGGGTGTGCACTCCGATGGTGGGTCTCCTCGGAACGGTGACGGGTATGGTGACCGCGTTCGAACACCTTGGCACCGCCGGCGTGGGCGACCCCTCCGGTCTGTCCGCGGCCATCGGTGAAGTGCTCATCGCCACGGCGTCCGGTCTGGCCATCGCCATTCCGGCGTTCATGATGTTCTACGTGCTGCGCAACCGCCTGCAGGGATCCATCCACTATGCCCAGGACATTGTGGTCTCCCTGTTCCGCAAGATGCCCTACGAAGATCTCAAGGATTGCCACGTGGGCGAGGAAGAATTCTTCGCCGCCCGCCCGAACTGGGTGGCGGACGATGCTGGTGCAGCCCATGCGGTGCCTGCCTGA
- a CDS encoding ExbD/TolR family protein, which yields MESGEPEFQIAPMIDCLLVLLIFFMSITTASVLQIDKDIVLPVAPDAKKPEKAKVQEGAINVKWDAKAQKGVFSFEGVTYDDTAVLVERLKERLETIKGYRLIIRGDSRLPAVEIQKTMNILANAGYSDLSFSALNQ from the coding sequence ATGGAGAGCGGCGAACCGGAGTTTCAAATTGCTCCGATGATCGACTGCTTGCTTGTGTTGCTCATTTTCTTCATGAGCATCACCACGGCTTCGGTGTTGCAGATTGACAAGGACATCGTCCTTCCGGTCGCGCCCGATGCGAAGAAGCCTGAAAAGGCCAAGGTCCAGGAAGGCGCCATCAACGTGAAGTGGGATGCGAAGGCCCAGAAAGGCGTATTCAGCTTTGAAGGCGTCACCTATGATGACACCGCCGTGCTCGTGGAGCGCCTGAAGGAACGCCTTGAGACGATCAAGGGCTACCGCCTGATCATCCGCGGTGACAGTCGTCTCCCCGCCGTCGAGATCCAGAAGACCATGAATATCCTGGCGAATGCCGGATACTCGGATCTCTCGTTTTCCGCCCTGAATCAGTAG
- a CDS encoding ExbD/TolR family protein, translating into MSSHGHKGRRQIETESPNAGFQIAPMIDVVFVIMLFFMVMANSVKVEYELKTALPGIAQTTNEEVVMPDEITIEVSEDDLVTMNEEVYDADLPPDQAKKLPTLTDSLTRLKKDADDRGSKVLVTLVTEEQAKYGRIIDVMNALAKAKISNVTFTVGSEEF; encoded by the coding sequence ATGAGCAGTCACGGACACAAGGGCCGCAGACAGATCGAAACCGAAAGCCCGAATGCGGGCTTTCAGATCGCCCCGATGATCGACGTCGTGTTCGTGATCATGCTTTTCTTCATGGTCATGGCGAACAGCGTGAAGGTGGAGTACGAGCTGAAGACTGCGCTCCCCGGCATCGCCCAGACCACCAATGAAGAAGTGGTCATGCCGGATGAAATCACCATTGAGGTCTCTGAAGACGATCTGGTGACCATGAACGAGGAGGTCTATGACGCCGATCTTCCTCCGGACCAGGCGAAGAAGCTTCCCACGCTGACCGACAGCCTCACCCGCCTGAAGAAGGATGCGGATGACCGCGGCAGCAAGGTGCTCGTCACCTTGGTGACCGAGGAACAGGCCAAATATGGCCGCATCATTGATGTGATGAACGCCCTCGCCAAGGCCAAGATTTCCAACGTGACCTTCACCGTCGGCTCCGAAGAATTTTAA
- a CDS encoding prenyltransferase/squalene oxidase repeat-containing protein, whose product MSDQQPPSGNPVPPNPGVTPVQIQSLTPGGSSSSAVPIPAAPVIPPPTVSSAVQLETAAYEEGATAYPEHHTDFHAPHYAPAPKKNIFVQYWNKVGGGSFLISLLIHAGLLIGAFFIVKEYSTEKKVDFLPGGGSKEGQQASQQLAQKVQNKKRSSLNKSTPMRKVVSMNATSAIQLPEVPMESIDMPEMSSLMGGSMGSGGFGTGGAGGGFGKGTGIGGNTGFVSLPPSMRSRCSSAERLQKLKESGGTAECERAVSNALEYLKSKQKPDGSWGTNSKGAMTGFALLCFLGRCETPESIYYGDNVMKGILFLIEMQKKNPYKMFSQATSGNGPVYEHGIATYALGEMYTLARMGSKSLPGMREAFEQGVQVIIDNQQPSGSWVYDTEKGFYANPGREDLSVTGWQYQALKAARLTSLKINGLNSSIDKTVKYLEGKQTKDGGIGNSNREGGYNQWNLTGAGALGLQTLAHGGKKTEIKKAITFAHELFKKEPPEFATGDMYGWYYYHQAFFQFGGEEWKYWNELVLPQLLKAQQPDGSWKPNGAAHNPSAGGDNVYATALCTLMLEVYYRYLKVGDREQKSMFDR is encoded by the coding sequence ATGAGTGACCAGCAACCTCCCAGTGGCAATCCGGTGCCACCGAACCCAGGCGTGACGCCTGTGCAGATCCAATCCCTTACGCCAGGAGGCAGCAGCTCCTCTGCGGTGCCGATTCCGGCTGCCCCGGTGATTCCGCCGCCCACCGTCTCCTCCGCGGTACAACTGGAGACCGCTGCCTATGAAGAAGGCGCCACCGCCTATCCGGAGCATCACACCGACTTTCACGCGCCGCACTACGCTCCAGCTCCGAAGAAGAACATCTTCGTGCAGTACTGGAACAAGGTGGGGGGCGGTTCCTTCCTCATCAGCTTGTTGATTCACGCCGGCCTTTTGATTGGCGCGTTCTTCATCGTGAAGGAGTACAGCACCGAGAAGAAGGTGGATTTCCTCCCCGGTGGTGGCAGCAAGGAGGGCCAGCAGGCCAGCCAGCAGCTCGCCCAGAAGGTGCAGAACAAGAAGCGCAGCTCGCTGAACAAGTCCACCCCGATGCGGAAGGTGGTCTCCATGAATGCCACGAGCGCCATCCAGCTTCCCGAGGTGCCCATGGAATCGATCGACATGCCCGAAATGAGCAGCCTCATGGGCGGCTCCATGGGCAGCGGTGGTTTTGGAACGGGTGGTGCGGGTGGTGGATTCGGCAAGGGCACCGGCATCGGTGGCAACACCGGCTTCGTGAGCCTGCCTCCTTCCATGAGAAGCCGCTGCAGCAGCGCGGAACGTCTCCAGAAACTCAAGGAAAGCGGCGGTACCGCTGAGTGCGAGCGCGCGGTGAGCAACGCTCTGGAGTATCTCAAGAGCAAGCAGAAGCCTGATGGCAGCTGGGGCACCAACTCCAAGGGCGCCATGACCGGTTTCGCCCTGTTGTGCTTCCTCGGTCGCTGCGAGACACCCGAGTCCATCTACTACGGCGACAACGTGATGAAGGGGATTCTCTTCCTCATCGAGATGCAGAAGAAGAATCCGTACAAGATGTTCAGCCAGGCGACCTCTGGGAACGGCCCGGTGTATGAGCACGGCATTGCGACCTACGCGTTGGGTGAGATGTACACGCTCGCTCGTATGGGCAGCAAATCCCTCCCCGGCATGCGTGAAGCCTTTGAGCAGGGCGTGCAGGTCATCATCGACAACCAACAGCCCAGCGGAAGCTGGGTGTACGACACGGAGAAGGGCTTCTATGCCAACCCTGGTCGTGAAGACCTTTCCGTCACGGGATGGCAGTACCAAGCGCTCAAGGCGGCCAGACTGACCAGCCTGAAGATCAACGGCCTCAACTCTTCCATCGACAAGACAGTCAAATATCTCGAAGGTAAGCAGACCAAGGATGGCGGCATCGGCAATTCCAACCGCGAAGGTGGCTACAATCAGTGGAATTTGACCGGTGCTGGCGCGCTGGGTCTCCAGACGCTCGCCCATGGTGGCAAGAAGACGGAAATCAAGAAGGCCATCACCTTCGCCCATGAGCTCTTCAAGAAGGAGCCGCCGGAGTTTGCCACGGGTGACATGTACGGCTGGTACTACTACCACCAGGCCTTCTTCCAGTTCGGTGGAGAAGAGTGGAAGTACTGGAACGAACTTGTCCTGCCCCAACTCTTGAAGGCCCAGCAGCCCGATGGCAGCTGGAAGCCCAATGGCGCCGCGCACAATCCCTCCGCTGGTGGTGACAACGTCTATGCAACCGCTCTCTGCACACTGATGCTGGAAGTGTACTACCGCTACCTGAAGGTGGGCGACCGCGAACAGAAGTCGATGTTCGACCGGTAA